One genomic window of Deltaproteobacteria bacterium HGW-Deltaproteobacteria-6 includes the following:
- a CDS encoding hybrid sensor histidine kinase/response regulator, with translation MDLFRVELTTNTRTLESGLVTAERDQTPGRIEPLMRAAHSIKGAARIVGLNTAVTLAHAMEDVLSAAQQGKRPLTPDAVDRLLKGNDFFAGLASLDISELPAALEKGTDEIQVMAGQLREFLSAPPEAVQATPPPVAAVAAEMKTVPAAPCVPSVAAPTVISQKPVPQPTPDASIQDVASAGPSIAPPAVRNRRTQDQGEGGLVRVRAENMNRLMALAGECLVQAQSVKTVYQSLLTLKKDIVELEKPLQLSLESRVKDTDGVHEENLKESLIRAAAAQQTISQDIVRFERFSRRLEHLAHRLYNEVISSRMVPFSDGLHGFSRMVRDLARETGKQIKFEIAGAATPVDRDILERLEAPLSHLIRNAIDHGMETPLERQQAGKAAEGTIILEARHVAGMLNITLADDGRGINPEDLRGKVVEKGYVTPDMAGSLSRAELFEFLFLPGFSTAKAVTEISGRGVGLDVVFNMAHEVGGTVRVDAEAGHGARFHLQLPLTLSVLRTLLLSIADEPYALPLSRIDRVLSLTHADIKEIEDRPYCTLDGEHVGILDARQLFQLPQASAPSGRFSVVIISDRLNRYGLVVDDVIGEENLVVRPLDSRLGKIPNVSAGAILDDGSPVVIFDVDDLVRSIHQLLTTGKLQKIGKSRQALQAGKKRVLIVDDSLTVREVERRLLDNAGYEVTTAVDGVDGWNTLKTESFDLLISDVDMPRMNGIDLVRTVKTDPLLREMPVMIVSYKDREEDRLRGLEAGANYYLTKGSFHDESLLTAVRDLIGGP, from the coding sequence CTGGATTTGTTCCGCGTGGAGCTTACGACCAACACCCGGACGCTGGAGTCGGGGCTGGTTACGGCGGAACGGGACCAGACACCCGGGCGGATAGAACCGCTCATGCGGGCCGCTCACTCCATCAAGGGCGCCGCCCGGATTGTGGGTTTGAATACGGCCGTCACCCTTGCCCATGCCATGGAGGACGTGTTGTCCGCCGCTCAGCAGGGGAAAAGGCCTCTGACGCCCGATGCGGTAGACCGGCTCTTGAAGGGAAACGATTTTTTTGCAGGCCTTGCCAGCCTGGATATCAGTGAACTGCCGGCTGCTCTGGAAAAAGGAACCGATGAAATTCAGGTTATGGCAGGTCAGCTGCGGGAGTTTCTGTCCGCGCCGCCCGAAGCGGTTCAGGCAACACCTCCCCCAGTTGCGGCCGTAGCAGCGGAGATGAAAACCGTCCCGGCAGCGCCTTGTGTTCCATCTGTTGCCGCCCCGACCGTCATTTCCCAAAAACCTGTGCCGCAGCCAACGCCCGATGCTTCCATTCAGGACGTTGCCTCTGCGGGGCCTTCAATCGCGCCGCCGGCCGTTCGCAATCGCCGCACACAGGATCAGGGAGAAGGGGGGCTGGTGCGTGTCAGGGCGGAAAACATGAATCGCCTTATGGCCCTGGCCGGGGAATGCCTTGTCCAGGCGCAATCCGTCAAAACGGTCTATCAAAGTCTTCTGACCCTGAAGAAGGACATTGTTGAACTGGAGAAACCCCTCCAGCTTTCCCTGGAATCCCGGGTGAAAGACACCGACGGCGTCCATGAGGAAAACCTTAAGGAATCACTGATCCGCGCTGCCGCCGCCCAGCAGACGATTTCCCAGGATATTGTAAGATTCGAGCGTTTCTCCCGCCGTCTGGAGCATCTGGCTCATCGCCTGTACAACGAAGTCATCAGCAGCCGGATGGTGCCTTTTTCCGACGGTCTTCACGGTTTTTCCCGGATGGTCAGAGACCTGGCCCGGGAAACGGGAAAGCAGATAAAATTCGAGATTGCCGGCGCCGCAACCCCGGTTGACCGGGATATTCTGGAAAGATTGGAAGCTCCGCTGTCGCACCTCATCCGCAACGCCATTGACCACGGCATGGAGACACCTTTGGAAAGACAGCAGGCCGGAAAAGCCGCTGAAGGAACCATCATCCTGGAAGCCAGGCATGTAGCGGGAATGCTGAACATCACACTAGCCGATGACGGCCGGGGAATTAATCCGGAAGACCTCCGGGGCAAGGTGGTCGAAAAGGGGTATGTCACGCCGGATATGGCCGGGAGCCTGAGCCGGGCTGAATTGTTCGAATTCCTGTTTTTGCCCGGGTTCTCTACAGCCAAAGCCGTAACGGAAATTTCCGGGCGGGGCGTCGGTCTGGATGTTGTGTTCAATATGGCCCATGAGGTGGGCGGCACCGTGCGTGTTGATGCGGAAGCCGGTCATGGCGCCCGTTTCCATCTCCAGCTGCCGCTGACCCTTTCGGTTTTGCGGACACTGCTCCTTTCCATTGCCGATGAACCCTATGCATTGCCGCTGTCGCGCATCGATCGGGTTTTGTCTCTTACCCATGCCGATATCAAGGAAATTGAAGACCGCCCGTATTGTACGCTGGACGGGGAGCATGTGGGCATTCTCGATGCCCGTCAGCTTTTTCAACTGCCGCAGGCTTCCGCCCCGTCGGGCCGATTTTCAGTCGTCATCATCAGCGACCGCCTGAATCGCTACGGCCTGGTGGTTGACGATGTCATCGGCGAAGAAAACCTTGTTGTCCGCCCGCTGGACAGCCGTCTGGGAAAGATTCCCAACGTCAGCGCCGGCGCCATTCTGGATGACGGTTCGCCGGTCGTGATCTTCGACGTGGACGATCTGGTCCGGTCCATTCACCAGCTCCTGACCACAGGCAAGCTCCAGAAAATCGGCAAGAGCCGCCAGGCCCTACAGGCCGGAAAGAAGCGGGTGCTGATCGTCGATGATTCTCTGACCGTGCGTGAAGTGGAGCGCAGACTCCTGGATAACGCCGGCTATGAAGTTACAACAGCCGTGGACGGCGTGGACGGCTGGAATACACTGAAAACAGAATCCTTTGATTTGCTTATCTCCGACGTTGATATGCCCCGCATGAACGGCATCGATCTTGTCCGGACGGTCAAGACCGATCCGCTCCTCAGGGAAATGCCGGTCATGATTGTCTCCTATAAAGACCGTGAAGAAGACAGGCTGCGCGGGCTGGAAGCCGGAGCCAACTATTACCTCACGAAAGGCAGCTTTCATGACGAAAGCCTGCTGACGGCCGTGCGCGACCTGATCGGAGGCCCCTGA
- a CDS encoding nuclear transport factor 2 family protein gives MLDSKFYKEFVSEWIEAWNSHDIERIMAHYDESLKFSSPKLAKLIPGSGGKLNSKQAVRAYWVKALAAQPALHFEFIAVFKGVQSAVIHYRGVGGKLCAEFFAFDERGLVVESHAHGE, from the coding sequence ATGCTCGATAGCAAGTTTTATAAAGAGTTTGTTTCTGAGTGGATTGAGGCGTGGAACAGTCATGACATTGAACGCATTATGGCGCACTATGATGAATCTCTCAAATTTTCTTCTCCCAAGCTGGCAAAGCTCATTCCCGGTTCCGGCGGAAAACTGAACTCCAAACAGGCTGTTCGGGCGTATTGGGTCAAGGCGCTTGCCGCGCAGCCTGCTTTGCATTTTGAATTCATCGCTGTTTTCAAGGGAGTGCAGAGTGCTGTCATTCATTACAGAGGGGTCGGTGGCAAGCTTTGCGCTGAGTTCTTCGCGTTTGACGAGCGTGGATTGGTGGTTGAATCTCATGCCCATGGCGAGTAG
- a CDS encoding chemotaxis response regulator protein-glutamate methylesterase (regulates chemotaxis by demethylation of methyl-accepting chemotaxis proteins), with translation MKIAMAHHDAIALKTIQQIIIQETDCKVVWSTDNGGDVIRKCRRNPPDILLVDLELANMNGARLICDVMAETPCPILILSDSIVKQAGKVFEAMGCGALDAIATPTLHPNGLVEGADALLKKISTMAKLLGNVTQPAPATAPAVLSKSDRLPPLVAIGSSTGGPKALAKILSGLPTGLDAAFIICQHVDLQFAQGLAQWLDSQTPLKVALAREGMRPEAGVVLVAGTNDHLVLGDDRAFHYTADPRDYPYRPSVNTFFESLRKNWPRKDVAVLLTGMGRDGGEGLAGLRKAGWHTIVQDEKTSIVYGMPAAAVELGGAVEILPLEMIAGAIMKKIPISKGIVL, from the coding sequence CTGAAAATTGCCATGGCTCACCATGACGCCATTGCCCTGAAAACAATTCAGCAGATCATCATTCAGGAAACAGACTGTAAGGTTGTCTGGTCAACTGACAACGGGGGTGATGTTATCCGGAAATGCCGGCGTAATCCGCCGGACATCCTGCTTGTCGATCTGGAGCTGGCCAACATGAACGGCGCCAGGCTTATCTGTGATGTCATGGCTGAAACGCCATGCCCCATCCTGATTCTGTCCGATTCCATCGTGAAACAGGCGGGAAAAGTGTTTGAAGCGATGGGCTGCGGGGCGCTGGACGCCATTGCCACGCCTACTCTCCATCCCAACGGTCTTGTGGAAGGCGCGGACGCCCTGCTCAAAAAAATATCAACGATGGCCAAACTTCTCGGAAACGTGACGCAGCCGGCGCCGGCTACTGCTCCCGCTGTCTTGTCAAAGTCGGATCGCCTGCCGCCTCTGGTGGCCATCGGTTCTTCAACGGGAGGACCCAAGGCTCTGGCAAAAATCCTGTCCGGTCTTCCTACCGGTCTGGATGCCGCCTTCATCATCTGCCAGCATGTCGATCTCCAGTTTGCGCAGGGCCTGGCCCAATGGCTGGACTCTCAAACACCGCTTAAGGTGGCGCTTGCCCGCGAGGGGATGCGGCCCGAAGCCGGCGTCGTGCTGGTTGCGGGGACAAACGATCACCTTGTCCTGGGAGACGATCGCGCTTTCCACTATACGGCTGATCCGCGCGATTATCCCTATCGTCCGTCCGTCAACACCTTCTTTGAAAGCCTCCGGAAGAACTGGCCCCGGAAAGATGTGGCGGTTCTTCTCACCGGGATGGGACGGGACGGCGGGGAAGGCCTGGCGGGATTGCGCAAAGCAGGCTGGCATACCATCGTCCAGGATGAAAAGACTTCGATTGTTTACGGCATGCCGGCGGCGGCAGTGGAGCTGGGGGGCGCGGTGGAAATCCTGCCTCTGGAAATGATCGCCGGAGCCATTATGAAAAAAATACCCATCAGCAAAGGAATTGTTCTATGA
- a CDS encoding MOSC domain-containing protein: protein MGRILSVNISEKKGEKKHNISACRAVINQGLENDAHIGMAIRQISLLAQESIEKIRQKGLNVNYGDFAENLTTQGIELYTLPVGTKLQAGPDVLLEVTQIGKTCLTPCAIYHAVGDCVMPKEGIFVRVLSEGTISVGDEIKVID, encoded by the coding sequence ATGGGCAGGATTCTATCCGTTAATATCAGTGAGAAAAAAGGCGAGAAAAAGCACAACATCTCGGCCTGCCGCGCCGTCATCAATCAGGGATTGGAAAACGACGCCCATATCGGTATGGCCATTCGCCAGATCAGTCTGCTTGCGCAGGAAAGTATCGAAAAAATCCGGCAAAAGGGATTGAATGTCAATTATGGGGACTTTGCCGAGAATCTGACAACACAGGGCATCGAGCTTTACACCTTGCCGGTGGGGACGAAACTTCAAGCAGGCCCTGATGTCCTGCTGGAAGTCACGCAAATCGGAAAGACCTGCCTGACGCCGTGTGCGATCTATCATGCCGTGGGCGATTGCGTGATGCCCAAGGAAGGAATCTTCGTCCGCGTTTTATCGGAAGGCACCATTTCCGTCGGAGATGAAATTAAAGTCATCGACTGA
- a CDS encoding response regulator, with amino-acid sequence MSAGRSPAADLTAHKIKVLLIDDQAIVGVAVKRMLEPETDIVFEFCQDPTQAIPTAIEFKPTVILQDLIMPDIDGLTLVKFFRVQSQLKDVPLIVLSSKEEAETKADAFALGANDYMVKLPDRIELIARIRYHSQGYINLLQRNEAYAALLASRQALATELAQAADYVVSLMPEPIPEGNIKTAWRFFPSAQLGGDSFGYHWIDEDNFAVYLLDVCGHGVGSALLSVSAFNAIRSQTLPNTDFRIPEKVLAALNDAFLMEHHNNLYFTIWYGVFNRSTRKLSFASGGHPPAFLVSKEGKMTHLFTNNMFIGGLPESLYKGDAVSVPAGAHLYVFSDGVYEVDAPGVKMWTLEELGGYLLENRLNKGEDIDALYRKMQAYHGQDILEDDFSMMAIHFA; translated from the coding sequence ATGTCTGCGGGCAGGAGCCCTGCGGCGGACCTTACGGCGCATAAAATCAAAGTTCTGCTCATCGATGATCAGGCCATTGTCGGTGTGGCGGTAAAAAGGATGCTCGAACCGGAAACGGATATCGTCTTTGAATTTTGCCAGGACCCCACGCAAGCCATCCCGACCGCCATCGAATTTAAACCGACGGTTATTCTCCAGGATCTCATCATGCCGGATATTGACGGCCTGACTCTGGTAAAGTTCTTCCGGGTTCAGTCCCAGCTTAAGGATGTTCCTCTGATCGTCCTGTCTTCCAAAGAAGAGGCTGAAACCAAGGCGGACGCGTTTGCCCTGGGAGCAAATGACTATATGGTCAAGCTTCCCGACCGGATTGAACTGATTGCCCGAATCCGTTACCATTCGCAGGGCTATATCAACCTTCTTCAGAGGAATGAAGCCTACGCCGCTCTTTTAGCCAGCCGGCAGGCACTGGCCACGGAGCTGGCCCAGGCGGCGGATTATGTAGTCTCGCTCATGCCTGAACCCATTCCCGAAGGAAACATCAAAACGGCCTGGCGCTTTTTCCCGAGTGCCCAGTTAGGCGGTGACAGCTTCGGCTATCACTGGATTGATGAGGACAACTTTGCCGTGTATTTACTGGATGTCTGCGGCCACGGAGTCGGTTCAGCCCTGCTGTCCGTATCGGCCTTCAACGCCATCCGTTCCCAGACGCTTCCGAATACGGATTTTCGGATTCCCGAAAAGGTGCTGGCCGCGCTGAACGACGCGTTTCTCATGGAACACCACAACAACCTCTATTTCACGATCTGGTACGGTGTCTTCAACCGAAGCACCCGCAAGCTTAGCTTTGCCAGCGGCGGCCATCCGCCGGCGTTCCTTGTTTCGAAAGAGGGGAAGATGACCCACCTGTTTACGAACAATATGTTCATCGGCGGCCTTCCCGAGAGCCTCTACAAGGGAGATGCCGTAAGCGTACCTGCCGGCGCTCATCTTTACGTTTTCTCCGACGGCGTTTACGAAGTGGATGCTCCCGGCGTCAAGATGTGGACACTGGAGGAACTGGGCGGCTACTTGCTCGAAAACAGGCTGAATAAAGGCGAAGATATTGATGCCCTGTATCGGAAGATGCAGGCTTATCACGGCCAGGATATTCTGGAGGACGACTTCTCCATGATGGCCATCCACTTTGCGTAG
- a CDS encoding FMN-binding protein yields MIPEKLLEIMKQDGVVAIATLGNDGPHMVNTWNSYIRVSSDGRLFIPAGYMHKTEANIAQNPNVLITLGSSKVKGLHGAGAGFLIKGKAAFITSGPDFDFMKLKFSWMRATLAVTIDSATQTW; encoded by the coding sequence ATGATCCCGGAAAAACTGCTGGAAATTATGAAACAGGATGGGGTTGTTGCCATTGCGACATTGGGAAATGATGGTCCGCATATGGTCAACACCTGGAACAGCTACATCAGAGTATCATCAGACGGGCGATTGTTTATTCCCGCTGGTTACATGCATAAGACAGAGGCTAACATTGCTCAGAATCCGAATGTGCTGATTACGCTGGGAAGCAGCAAGGTTAAAGGCCTGCACGGAGCAGGCGCGGGTTTTCTGATCAAGGGGAAGGCGGCCTTCATAACCTCCGGACCTGATTTTGATTTCATGAAATTAAAGTTCAGCTGGATGCGAGCCACCCTGGCTGTCACCATTGATTCGGCCACTCAAACCTGGTGA
- a CDS encoding AbrB/MazE/SpoVT family DNA-binding domain-containing protein → MNIAKLFKNGSSQAVRLPKEYNFEGTEVYVQKIGRSVVLLPKDNPWEMLISSVHDFTADYLSKRVQPPVQKRKDL, encoded by the coding sequence ATGAATATAGCCAAATTGTTTAAAAACGGCAGCAGTCAGGCCGTGCGCCTGCCTAAGGAATACAATTTTGAAGGAACGGAAGTGTATGTTCAGAAAATCGGCCGTTCCGTGGTGCTTTTGCCAAAGGATAATCCATGGGAAATGCTCATCAGCAGCGTTCATGATTTTACCGCCGATTATCTCTCGAAACGCGTTCAACCGCCTGTTCAGAAAAGGAAGGATCTGTAA
- a CDS encoding VapC toxin family PIN domain ribonuclease yields the protein MRYLLDTDACIYIIKKQPVKVFNRLKKCSIGDVAVSSITVAELEYGAAKSSRPDQNRNALLAFLSPFEILPFDDQAAIHYGDIRSHLEKTGKLIGSMDMLIAAHARSIPLILVSNNTGEFARVPDLHVENWV from the coding sequence ATGCGCTATCTTCTGGATACGGACGCCTGTATTTACATTATCAAAAAACAGCCGGTAAAAGTTTTTAACCGCCTTAAAAAATGCTCCATCGGCGATGTGGCGGTATCTTCCATCACAGTTGCCGAACTAGAATATGGTGCGGCCAAAAGCAGCAGGCCGGATCAAAACCGCAATGCGCTGCTTGCTTTTCTATCCCCTTTTGAGATTCTGCCGTTTGATGATCAGGCGGCTATTCACTATGGCGACATTCGATCCCATCTGGAAAAAACAGGCAAGCTGATCGGATCAATGGATATGTTGATTGCCGCCCATGCCCGCAGCATTCCTCTGATCCTTGTTAGCAATAACACCGGTGAATTTGCGCGTGTGCCTGATTTACATGTGGAAAACTGGGTGTAG
- a CDS encoding chemotaxis protein CheW, whose amino-acid sequence MDRHMESVNKYCWKEKGIFGDGSCRELALLIHCRRCPVYATAGRRHLDRELPAKYLEERAKVMAMPKEMARMGTLSVMVFRLAEERFAIKTIFFQEAAEPSPIHTLPLKVNRVFRGIANINGELLLCVSIADLLELTTDVESDAPPVVHERMLVIGREGQRFVFPVEQILGVHRVAPEDLGEVPATLSRSARSLTRGIFLLDGRHVGLLDEERLFPAMTRNLNQ is encoded by the coding sequence ATGGATAGACATATGGAAAGCGTGAATAAATATTGCTGGAAAGAGAAGGGAATCTTCGGAGACGGATCGTGCCGGGAACTGGCGCTTCTGATCCATTGCCGCCGTTGTCCGGTCTATGCCACGGCGGGAAGACGGCATCTCGATCGGGAATTGCCGGCAAAATACCTGGAGGAACGGGCAAAAGTCATGGCCATGCCCAAAGAGATGGCCAGGATGGGAACCCTGTCCGTCATGGTCTTTCGCCTGGCGGAAGAACGATTTGCCATCAAAACCATTTTTTTTCAGGAAGCGGCGGAGCCGTCCCCGATCCATACTTTGCCGCTGAAGGTCAACCGCGTTTTTCGGGGCATTGCCAACATTAACGGAGAACTTTTGCTGTGCGTTTCCATTGCGGATCTTCTGGAACTGACGACGGATGTTGAAAGCGATGCGCCGCCCGTGGTTCATGAGCGAATGCTGGTCATCGGAAGGGAAGGGCAGCGTTTTGTGTTTCCGGTGGAACAGATTCTGGGGGTTCACCGGGTTGCCCCGGAAGATCTCGGTGAAGTTCCGGCCACGTTATCCCGTTCGGCAAGATCCCTGACGCGCGGTATTTTTCTGCTCGATGGCCGTCATGTGGGGCTTCTGGACGAAGAACGGCTTTTCCCGGCTATGACGAGGAATCTTAATCAATGA
- a CDS encoding dihydropyrimidine dehydrogenase: MIHELIKDVITVLHQISSRCLKCKVPQCRKNCPVSTPIPDVMRLFEEEKEQEASEMLFANNPLSAICSIVCPHERNCCGHCVLGKKSDPVEFFKIEQYLSGKYLNEYTPPVIDKKNIRVAVIGSGPAGITMSILLSLKGFQVTLMEARDKMGGVLRYGIPEFRLPREIVSRYEPILSALGVRFKPNTFIGSSITLDDMFIDGYKAVFIAVGTAKPNKLGLLGETLGNVYYAIDYLKSPEAYHLGKNVVVVGAGNVALDAARIATRHIGPDSSVTVINSLPEEAMTGNKREIADAVEEGVLFIHLLQAIKLEEDGVKCVAVTAEKTEKGFICEEDFTRVRKVPADSIILAIGQGPQGAVMTDSNVAKTKSGLVNADENGHTSSPGVFAAGDIVTGPKTVVEAVAFARKVADEIEKYCLEN, encoded by the coding sequence ATGATTCATGAACTCATTAAGGATGTGATCACAGTGCTTCATCAGATATCATCGCGTTGTTTAAAATGCAAGGTTCCCCAGTGCCGGAAAAACTGCCCCGTATCCACGCCCATACCCGATGTCATGAGGCTTTTTGAAGAGGAAAAGGAGCAGGAAGCTTCGGAAATGCTGTTTGCCAATAATCCGTTGTCCGCCATATGTTCCATCGTCTGCCCGCATGAGCGCAACTGCTGCGGCCATTGCGTGCTGGGCAAAAAATCCGATCCGGTGGAATTCTTCAAAATAGAACAGTATCTCTCCGGAAAATATCTCAACGAATACACCCCCCCGGTCATCGATAAGAAAAACATCCGCGTGGCGGTAATCGGCTCAGGCCCCGCCGGAATAACGATGAGCATTCTTCTGTCTTTGAAAGGCTTTCAGGTCACGCTGATGGAAGCCCGCGACAAGATGGGCGGAGTTTTGAGATACGGCATTCCCGAATTCAGACTCCCCAGAGAAATTGTCTCACGATACGAACCTATTTTAAGCGCGCTCGGTGTCCGGTTCAAGCCGAACACCTTTATCGGCTCCTCCATAACCCTTGACGATATGTTTATCGATGGCTACAAGGCCGTCTTTATCGCCGTCGGTACGGCAAAACCCAACAAGCTTGGCCTGCTGGGTGAAACCCTCGGCAATGTTTATTATGCAATCGACTATCTTAAAAGCCCCGAAGCCTACCATCTGGGCAAAAACGTTGTGGTGGTGGGAGCGGGGAATGTTGCCCTTGACGCCGCGAGAATTGCGACCCGGCATATCGGCCCCGACAGCAGTGTTACGGTAATCAACAGTCTGCCGGAAGAAGCCATGACGGGCAACAAGCGCGAAATTGCCGACGCGGTTGAGGAAGGCGTCCTGTTTATCCATCTTCTGCAGGCTATTAAGCTCGAAGAGGACGGCGTGAAATGTGTTGCCGTCACAGCCGAAAAAACGGAGAAGGGATTCATCTGCGAGGAAGATTTTACCCGCGTCCGGAAGGTTCCCGCCGATTCGATTATCCTTGCCATTGGCCAGGGACCGCAGGGAGCGGTAATGACCGACAGCAATGTTGCGAAAACAAAAAGCGGCCTGGTGAACGCCGATGAAAACGGCCATACCTCTTCACCCGGCGTGTTCGCGGCGGGCGATATCGTTACCGGTCCTAAAACGGTTGTTGAGGCGGTGGCCTTTGCCAGGAAGGTTGCCGATGAAATTGAAAAATACTGTCTGGAAAATTGA
- a CDS encoding 4-hydroxybutyrate--acetyl-CoA CoA transferase, with the protein MSEYSDQYRAKLTTIENAATIVKDGDTLVHGVTIAEPPGMLSAIAERARTGYLSRIKVYTFNAQQHFARTLGSPDIADVVDSYSWFVSEASRNMVQVGLTQFIPAYLHQVPKIVMETMDVDIAVATVSRMNEDGYFSFGPCNGYLSVMATLCKTLIVEVNENMPFVYGDAMIHISDVSIIVENTVPLLELLPLQPNPLDPVIGKIVAEYVPDRAVIQLGIGTLPNAIAPYLENHKDLGIHTELLCPGMVDLIKKGVITGAHKNVHTGKHIFSLAYGGKETFQYMDRDKSFENYPSSYVMNPGVIAQNHQMTAINAILQIDLLGQCNAEYLEGRQYSGTGGQLDFVRGAYDAPDGKAILVLYSTAKNEEVSRIVSQFPAGTMVTTPRNDVHYIATEYGIVNLKGKSTRARALALISIAHPKFRDELMREAENMALM; encoded by the coding sequence ATGAGCGAATACTCTGATCAGTACAGGGCAAAACTGACAACCATCGAAAATGCGGCAACCATTGTTAAAGATGGAGACACGCTGGTCCACGGCGTGACGATTGCCGAACCACCGGGCATGCTTTCGGCCATTGCTGAACGCGCAAGAACCGGTTACCTGAGCCGCATCAAAGTTTACACATTCAACGCCCAGCAACATTTTGCCCGGACTCTGGGCAGTCCGGACATTGCCGATGTCGTTGATTCATACAGCTGGTTTGTGAGCGAAGCCTCCAGAAACATGGTCCAGGTCGGTCTGACACAATTCATCCCCGCCTATCTCCATCAGGTGCCGAAAATAGTGATGGAAACCATGGACGTCGATATTGCCGTAGCAACCGTGTCCCGGATGAATGAAGACGGCTATTTCAGTTTCGGACCCTGCAACGGCTACTTGTCCGTGATGGCCACACTCTGCAAAACGTTGATTGTCGAAGTGAATGAGAACATGCCTTTCGTTTACGGCGATGCCATGATTCATATTTCCGACGTATCGATCATTGTGGAAAACACCGTCCCTCTGCTGGAATTGTTACCCCTGCAGCCGAATCCCCTGGACCCGGTGATCGGAAAAATCGTTGCCGAATATGTGCCGGACAGGGCGGTTATCCAACTGGGCATCGGCACCCTGCCCAACGCGATCGCGCCCTATCTGGAAAACCACAAAGATCTGGGCATCCACACGGAACTTCTCTGTCCCGGCATGGTCGATCTGATTAAAAAAGGCGTCATTACCGGAGCGCATAAGAACGTCCACACCGGCAAACATATTTTTTCTCTGGCCTACGGCGGTAAAGAGACCTTTCAGTATATGGATCGAGATAAAAGCTTTGAAAATTATCCCAGCTCCTATGTCATGAATCCCGGCGTCATTGCCCAGAACCACCAGATGACGGCCATTAACGCCATCCTCCAGATTGACCTGCTGGGACAGTGCAATGCCGAATATCTGGAGGGACGTCAATACAGCGGCACAGGCGGACAACTCGATTTTGTCCGGGGGGCTTACGACGCGCCTGACGGCAAAGCCATCCTCGTTTTATACTCCACGGCAAAAAACGAGGAAGTATCGCGCATCGTCAGTCAGTTTCCGGCGGGAACCATGGTCACAACGCCCCGCAATGACGTGCATTACATCGCCACGGAATACGGCATTGTCAACCTGAAGGGAAAATCAACACGGGCACGGGCGCTGGCCCTGATCAGTATCGCCCATCCCAAATTCCGGGATGAGCTCATGCGGGAAGCCGAAAATATGGCGCTGATGTAA
- a CDS encoding chemotaxis protein CheW, with translation MLLLQFQAGTDRYGLDIEQIIEVSSLVSLRAIPHAPPEVAGTFNYRGTLTPVVDLTALLTGIPSRHRMSTRIILVTYQGEDGRSHVLGLLAEAVTEMIHCRKEDLQQPVVSVSGSAYLGDMIYDEQGSIQVLDMERLLTRDLLFTLFPPEVSNG, from the coding sequence ATGTTACTACTTCAGTTTCAAGCCGGCACCGATCGCTACGGTCTCGATATTGAACAGATCATCGAAGTATCTTCTCTTGTATCGCTCAGGGCCATTCCTCACGCGCCTCCGGAAGTGGCGGGAACGTTCAACTACCGGGGAACCCTCACGCCAGTTGTGGATTTGACAGCCCTGCTGACGGGTATTCCTTCGCGCCACCGGATGAGCACGCGCATTATTCTGGTGACCTATCAGGGCGAAGACGGCCGTTCGCACGTCCTGGGGCTGCTGGCCGAAGCGGTAACGGAAATGATTCACTGCAGGAAAGAAGACCTCCAGCAGCCGGTTGTATCGGTGAGCGGCTCAGCTTATCTGGGAGACATGATCTACGATGAGCAGGGGTCCATCCAGGTTCTGGACATGGAGCGGCTGTTAACCCGTGATCTGCTCTTCACCCTTTTTCCGCCGGAGGTCAGTAACGGATGA